The following proteins are encoded in a genomic region of Periophthalmus magnuspinnatus isolate fPerMag1 chromosome 21, fPerMag1.2.pri, whole genome shotgun sequence:
- the gtpbp8 gene encoding GTP-binding protein 8 has product MFSHHLRLRALPEVWTFACMNVHKLASLQNVTSLPQKKAQSFLYPFSNMEPYLDRSVDRSDFCLFHPSVEDMLRAEKLFCSTPSHRIDYYTSAERMDHAPDIKQPEVCFIGRSNVGKSSLIKALFSLTPEVEVRVSKTPGHTKKMNFFRVGRSFTIVDMPGYGHRAPKDFVDIVEPYLFTRTNLVRTFLLVDGSVGLQPADHIALEMCEETGRPYVIVLTKMDKGGTRTLLQNLLSVHNVIKSETTSCFPQPFLVSSLNFWGIYLLRCFVAHITGKVQLTNTAQS; this is encoded by the exons ATGTTTAGTCATCATTTACGCCTAAGGGCTCTCCCTGAAGTTTGGACTTTTGCCTGTATGAATGTCCACAAACTCGCTTCGCTCCAAAATGTGACATCACTACCTCAAAAGAAGGCTCAGAGCTTCTTATACCCCTTCAGCAACATGGAACCTTACCTTGACCG gtcAGTGGACAGGTcagatttttgtctttttcaccCTAGTGTGGAGGACATGCTCCGAGCAGAGAAGCTCTTCTGTTCTACTCCGTCTCATCGCATCGATTACTACACTTCTGCTGAGAGGATGGACCACGCTCCCGACATCAAACAGCCTGAG GTGTGTTTCATTGGCAGAAGTAACGTGGGAAAGTCGTCCCTCATCAAAGCTCTGTTCTCTCTGACTCCTGAGGTCGAGGTCCGGGTCTCCAAAACCCCT GGTCACACAAAGAAGATGAACTTCTTCAGAGTGGGCCGATCCTTCACCATCGTGGACATGCCTGGTTATGGACACCGGGCGCCCAAGGACTTTGTGGACATCGTGGAGCCATACCTCTTCACAAGAACCAA tctggTGAGGACGTTTCTGTTGGTGGACGGTAGTGTGGGTCTACAGCCTGCAGACCATATCGCCCTGGAGATGTGTGAAGAAACGGGACGACCTTATGTG ATTGTGTTGACAAAAATGGACAAAGGTGGCACTCGCACTCTGCTGCAGAACCTCCTCAGTGTGCACAATGTCATCAAGAGTGAGACCACGAGCTGCTTCCCTCAGCCCTTCCTGGTCAG CTCATTGAACTTCTGGGGGATCTACCTGCTCCGGTGCTTTGTGGCCCACATCACAGGGAAAGTCCAGCTGACCAACACGGCTCAGAGCTGA
- the slc10a2 gene encoding ileal sodium/bile acid cotransporter gives MALFGETVAQRMQCDANAAVCSGSNCLVPPSNFNNILSLVLSTVLTVMLAFVMFAMGCTVEWDKLLGHLRRPWGIVIGFLCQFGIMPFTGFALSLAFDVLPVQAVVIIIMGCCPGGSGSNIICYYLEGDMDLSISMTACSSILALGMMPLCLLIYTSLWVSPDTIQIPYDSIGITLVALLVPIGFGMYTKRRWPQQAKKILKIGSITGFGLIVVIAVVGGILYQSSWDIDPALWIIGTIYPFIGSGLGFFLARFTGQPWYRCRTIALETGFQNAQLCSTIVQLSFSAAELEIMFSFPLIYSIFQIVAAVLIVGCYQLYKRKCKGDASEDSETPYLEEGETGTGKIKALENGGFELHENSSEMSKDNDKNTRF, from the exons ATGGCCTTGTTCGGGGAGACTGTAGCACAGCGCATGCAGTGTGATGCAAATGCTGCAGTGTGTTCAGGAAGCAACTGTCTGGTTCCTCCCAGTAACTTTAACAATATTCTGAGCTTGGTCCTTAGCACAGTGCTTACTGTCATGTTGGCCTTTGTCATGTTTGCCATGGGCTGCACTGTGGAGTGGGACAAACTCCTGGGTCACCTGCGCCGGCCCTGGGGCATTGTCATTGGTTTTCTGTGTCAGTTCGGGATCATGCCGTTCACAGGCTTTGCCCTGTCACTGGCCTTCGACGTGCTGCCTGTGCAGGCTGtggtcatcatcatcatggGCTGCTGTCCTGGAGGATCAGGGTCCAACATTATTTGCTACTACCTAGAAGGAGACATGGACCTCAG TATCAGTATGACAGCCTGTTCCTCCATCTTGGCACTGGGCATGATGCCTCTCTGTCTTCTGATCTACACTTCACTCTGGGTGTCACCGGACACAATCCAGATTCCATACGACAGTATTG ggATCACTCTTGTGGCTCTCCTTGTCCCCATTGGCTTTGGTATGTATACCAAACGCAGATGGCCACAGCAAGCCAAAAAAATTCTCAAG ATTGGCTCCATAACTGGATTTGGTCTGATTGTTGTCATTGCTGTGGTGGGAGGGATCCTCTATCAGTCCTCATGGGACATTGACCCAGCACTCTGGATCATTGGGACCATCTACCCTTTCATTGGCTCTGGGTTGGGCTTCTTCCTCGCTCGCTTCACTGGACAGCCTTGGTACAG GTGTCGTACCATTGCATTGGAGACAGGTTTCCAGAATGCCCAACTGTGCAGCACCATAGTCCAGCTGTCCTTCTCTGCTGCTGAGCTGGAAATCAtgttctccttccctctcattTACAGCATCTTCCAGATTGTAGCAGCCGTCTTAATTGTAGGAT GTTACCAGTTATACAAAAGGAAATGCAAAGGCGATGCGTCTGAGGACAGTGAGACTCCTTATTTGGAAGAAGGAGAGACGGGCACtggaaaaataaaggctttggAGAACGGTGGATTTGAGCTCCATGAAAACAGTTCAGAGATGAGTAAGGACAATGATAAGAACACACGATTTTGA